From one Eucalyptus grandis isolate ANBG69807.140 chromosome 9, ASM1654582v1, whole genome shotgun sequence genomic stretch:
- the LOC104418890 gene encoding uncharacterized protein LOC104418890: MAPPPGPYSGTSTLALVARVSAFTFGVAYGNMKLKYLKAKAKSQRKAEAKAHH, from the exons ATGGCCCCGCCTCCTGGACCTTACTCCGGCACCAGCACCCTCGCTCTC GTCGCCCGCGTCTCGGCTTTCACTTTCGGGGTCGCGTACGGAAACATGAAGCTCAAGTATCTGAAG GCAAAGGCGAAGTCTCAAAGAAAAGCTGAAGCCAAGGCTCATCATTGA
- the LOC104418891 gene encoding indole-3-acetic acid-induced protein ARG7: MSSDFGSSNKIRRIVTIRQMLRRWRRKAAAQAAAAPPPDVPAGHVAVLVGARCRRYVVPATHLNHPVFRRLLVRAEEEYGFANHGPLAIPCDEAAFEEILMAVSRAEELQRCCHVGLRGGPHGGLLGESRPLLNGVAD, encoded by the coding sequence aTGTCGTCGGACTTCGGGAGCTCCAACAAGATCCGCCGCATTGTGACGATCCGGCAGATGCTGCGGCGGTGGCGCAGGAAGGCCGCGGcccaggcggcggcggcgccgcccCCGGACGTCCCGGCGGGGCACGTGGCGGTGCTCGTGGGGGCCCGGTGCCGGAGGTACGTGGTGCCCGCGACGCACCTGAACCACCCCGTCTTCCGGCGGCTCCTGGTGCGCGCCGAGGAGGAGTACGGGTTCGCGAACCACGGCCCGCTCGCGATCCCCTGCGACGAGGCGGCGTTCGAGGAGATCCTCATGGCGGTGTCCCGGGCCGAGGAGCTCCAGCGGTGCTGCCACGTGGGGCTCCGCGGCGGCCCCCACGGCGGCCTCTTGGGCGAGTCGAGGCCGCTGCTCAACGGCGTCGCGGACTGA
- the LOC104418892 gene encoding auxin-responsive protein SAUR50 — MAHKKSHKLPQPAVLRQILRRCSSLGRRTNGGFDEEDGLPLDVPKGHFAVYVGENRARYIVPISLLTRPEFQCLLRRAEEEFGFDHDMGLTIPCEEVVFRSLTSMIR, encoded by the coding sequence ATGGCTCACAAGAAATCCCACAAGCTGCCTCAGCCCGCGGTCCTCAGGCAGATCCTCCGGCGCTGCTCGAGCCTCGGCAGGAGGACGAACGGCGGCTTCGACGAGGAGGACGGCCTCCCGCTCGACGTGCCCAAGGGGCACTTCGCGGTCTACGTCGGCGAGAACCGGGCCCGGTACATCGTGCCCATCTCCCTCCTGACGCGGCCCGAGTTCCAGTGCCTACTCCGGCGGGCCGAGGAGGAGTTCGGGTTCGACCACGACATGGGCCTCACCATCCCCTGCGAAGAGGTCGTCTTCCGATCTCTCACGTCCATGATCAGATGA